From Topomyia yanbarensis strain Yona2022 chromosome 1, ASM3024719v1, whole genome shotgun sequence, one genomic window encodes:
- the LOC131685160 gene encoding serine/threonine-protein kinase OSR1, which yields MAAASNSGTVSMSASTASLAPAPVPPTNTPWPNSKDDYELREVIGVGATAVVHGAFCLPRSEKCAIKRINLEKWNTSMDELLKEIQAMSSCNHENVVTYHTSFVVKEELWLVLRLLEGGSLLDIIKHRMKTVNCKHGVFDEATIATVLKEVLKGLEYFHSNGQIHRDIKAGNILLGDDGTVQIADFGVSAWLATGRDLSRQKVRHTFVGTPCWMAPEVMEQDHGYDFKADIWSFGITAIEMATGTAPYHKYPPMKVLMLTLQNDPPSIDTGADEKDQYKAYGKTFRKMIVECLQKEPSKRPTASELLKHPFFKKAKDRKYLTQTLLATGPSMATRVHKAAKRQPGASGRLHRTVTGEWVWSSEEEDNGKQSSDSDSEERPMNRLDRMDSSASETEETSEQSEATVTAPTGSERTTTDVTNTLGGLTMDDLPPINLVLRMRNANRELNDIRFEFAVGKDSAEGIATELVGAGLVDGQDIVVMAANLQKLIDNRSTLKTVTFQLKSGFGSSEQPDEKSLIGFAQISITD from the coding sequence ATGGCTGCCGCCAGTAACAGCGGAACGGTTTCGATGTCGGCATCGACGGCTAGTCTGGCGCCGGCACCGGTGCCACCCACCAATACACCGTGGCCCAACAGCAAGGACGACTACGAGCTGCGGGAGGTGATAGGTGTGGGGGCCACAGCCGTCGTTCACGGTGCCTTCTGTTTACCGCGCAGTGAGAAATGCGCCATCAAACGGATCAATCTGGAGAAGTGGAATACTTCGATGGACGAACTGCTGAAGGAGATCCAGGCGATGAGCAGCTGCAATCACGAGAATGTGGTCACGTATCACACCAGCTTCGTGGTGAAGGAAGAATTGTGGCTTGTGTTGCGACTGCTGGAGGGTGGCAGTTTGCTGGATATTATCAAACATCGGATGAAGACGGTTAACTGTAAGCATGGTGTCTTTGATGAAGCTACGATCGCTACCGTGCTGAAGGAGGTACTGAAGGGCCTGGAGTATTTCCACAGCAATGGACAAATTCATCGTGATATCAAGGCGGGCAATATTCTGCTGGGAGACGACGGAACAGTGCAGATTGCGGATTTCGGTGTAAGTGCCTGGCTGGCAACTGGGCGTGATCTATCACGGCAAAAGGTTCGGCATACTTTCGTAGGTACACCGTGCTGGATGGCCCCGGAAGTTATGGAACAGGATCATGGTTATGACTTTAAAGCGGACATTTGGTCGTTTGGCATTACGGCGATAGAGATGGCCACTGGCACTGCGCCCTACCACAAGTATCCTCCGATGAAGGTATTGATGCTAACGCTTCAGAATGATCCGCCTTCCATCGATACCGGTGCGGATGAAAAAGATCAGTACAAAGCCTACGGGAAAACGTTCCGCAAAATGATCGTCGAGTGTCTTCAGAAGGAACCATCGAAACGTCCAACGGCCAGTGAGCTGCTGAAACATCCGTTCTTCAAGAAAGCGAAAGACCGGAAATACCTTACGCAAACCCTACTGGCCACCGGTCCGTCGATGGCCACCCGAGTACATAAGGCTGCCAAGCGACAACCGGGAGCTTCCGGGCGACTACATCGAACCGTCACCGGCGAATGGGTGTGGTCCTCCGAAGAGGAAGACAATGGTAAGCAATCTTCCGACTCGGATTCCGAGGAACGACCGATGAATCGCCTCGATCGGATGGATTCATCCGCCTCGGAAACGGAGGAAACATCCGAACAGTCCGAAGCTACGGTAACAGCACCGACCGGTTCGGAACGTACCACTACTGACGTCACCAACACTCTCGGCGGTTTGACCATGGATGATCTACCGCCGATCAATCTAGTACTACGGATGCGGAACGCTAACCGTGAGCTGAACGATATCCGTTTCGAGTTTGCCGTCGGTAAGGATTCCGCCGAAGGAATCGCAACCGAGCTGGTAGGAGCCGGATTGGTGGATGGGCAGGATATTGTCGTCATGGCGGCCAACTTGCAGAAGCTGATCGACAACCGGAGCACATTGAAAACGGTCACCTTCCAGCTGAAGTCCGGTTTCGGATCCAGCGAGCAGCCGGACGAGAAATCGCTTATCGGTTTCGCCCAGATTTCCATCACGGACTAA